The Qipengyuania aurantiaca genome contains the following window.
GCGGAGCTCAAAGACATCGGGCCGCGAGTAGTGACCGTCCGTGTCTAGGCTCGTCAGCCCCCGACCGATCTCACCTAGATCAAGCTCCGCAACCAGCGTCTCGTCACCATCCCCCGCCTGCGCCACGATCTGCGCATCGGGCGCGATGATCATCGAGCCGCCGCGATTGAGCGCATAGCCCTCGATCGCCTCGAACAGCTCTCTCGCCGCAGCATCGCCGCCTGCACGCTCAAGTCCGTCGAGCAGGTCGTCCCTCTCCTGCACCAGCCCCGCCGCCAGCACGAAGCAGCGGCCCTCCATCGCATAGTGCCGCGAGGCGAGTGCGTATTCCTCGCGCACGGTGGGCCATGCCGCCACATGCACGCTCTCGCCGAGGTTGTGCATCGCAGCGCGGGCGAGAGGCATCCAGTGCTCCCAGCAGATCAGCGAGCCGACCTTGCCCCACTCCGCCTGATGGACGCCCAGCGTCGAGCCGTCGCAGCGCATCCAGATGAGGCGTTCGCCATGGGTGGGGACCAGCTTGCGGTGGTCGAGCACCGGCAGGCCGGGCCGGAAGGTCATCTGGTTGTTGTAAAGGCTCTGCCGCACCCGCTCATGCGCGCCGATGCTGATCACCGCGCCGGTTTCGTCGCACAGCTCCTGCAAAGGCAGAAGCCGCTCGTCATTCGCGACCACCG
Protein-coding sequences here:
- a CDS encoding carbon-nitrogen hydrolase family protein encodes the protein MTTLNVAIVQVAPIPLAIGDGIEKAVRLAREAVEGGAQLVAFGETFLGGYPLWLDEAPGAALWDHPGTKALHRIMLEQAVVANDERLLPLQELCDETGAVISIGAHERVRQSLYNNQMTFRPGLPVLDHRKLVPTHGERLIWMRCDGSTLGVHQAEWGKVGSLICWEHWMPLARAAMHNLGESVHVAAWPTVREEYALASRHYAMEGRCFVLAAGLVQERDDLLDGLERAGGDAAARELFEAIEGYALNRGGSMIIAPDAQIVAQAGDGDETLVAELDLGEIGRGLTSLDTDGHYSRPDVFELRVNAQTKGGVRWE